In the Haloferula helveola genome, one interval contains:
- the aqpZ gene encoding aquaporin Z, with amino-acid sequence MKLINKLLAEFFGTFWLVFGGCGSAVLASAFFAIEAQTPINIGIGLIGVSFAFGLTVLTMAYAIGHVSGCHLNPAVSVGLAVGGRHPWNEVGPYIVAQILGGVAGAGVLGVIASGQEDFKFSDGFAANGYGALEVGGSPGDYSMIACLVAEIVLTFFFLMIILGATDKRAPAGFAPIAIGFGLTLIHLIGIPVTNLSVNPARSTGPAVFVGGWAIQQLWLFWLAPVVGAALAGVLYPRVAGAGND; translated from the coding sequence ATGAAACTCATCAACAAGCTCCTCGCCGAGTTTTTCGGCACGTTCTGGCTCGTGTTCGGCGGCTGCGGCAGCGCGGTCCTGGCATCGGCCTTCTTCGCGATCGAGGCCCAGACACCGATCAACATCGGGATCGGCCTCATCGGCGTATCCTTCGCCTTCGGTCTTACGGTGCTCACGATGGCCTATGCCATCGGTCACGTGTCCGGATGCCACCTCAACCCCGCGGTTTCAGTCGGCCTCGCGGTCGGCGGTCGGCACCCGTGGAACGAAGTCGGCCCCTACATCGTCGCTCAGATCCTGGGTGGAGTCGCAGGCGCAGGAGTTCTCGGCGTGATCGCAAGCGGTCAGGAAGACTTCAAGTTCTCCGACGGTTTCGCCGCCAACGGCTACGGAGCGCTCGAGGTCGGAGGCTCGCCGGGCGACTACTCGATGATCGCCTGCCTCGTCGCCGAGATCGTCCTGACCTTCTTTTTCCTGATGATCATCCTCGGCGCCACCGACAAGCGCGCACCTGCCGGATTTGCACCGATCGCCATCGGCTTCGGACTCACTCTGATCCACCTGATCGGCATCCCCGTCACCAACCTCTCCGTCAACCCCGCCCGCAGTACGGGACCCGCCGTATTCGTCGGCGGATGGGCCATCCAGCAGCTCTGGCTGTTCTGGCTGGCCCCGGTCGTCGGCGCGGCGCTAGCCGGAGTTCTCTATCCCCGGGTCGCCGGGGCAGGCAACGACTGA
- a CDS encoding carbohydrate porin, producing the protein MSTWLRILIAQALTVPALVLAEDGPPQDIARELEAEQRGSGDWLYPLFDDWDRARTRFQEKSQLNWSASYHSVLLGAALGNGFPTGASGDFTLQGVWTPTGYWVDNPTEIRFRMRDRHAYGGRAASELGPDLGAAWGLVDGFSNSGFEVPDFFLRHHFDEAGLELRYGQLSIDSQFGSHQLASSKSFFLNQGFASNPAVAFPRFGAGFTALKTFDNGFSVGLGSTTVQGTQTGDQVNLQLGSDDLFHALQFAYDFKDSNELPRRLQMLVWHSDAVNDANRPEGQGVSFTYEQQLDSAGTRYFIRGAWSDGGAAALDYLVAGGVVFPVNGDDLFGVAASVGRGSSGGQPIQGILETFYRWQPRRNFTVSPDLQLLVGEGLNGGPGVRLIGGLRLKLSF; encoded by the coding sequence ATGTCCACCTGGCTCCGGATCCTCATCGCACAAGCGCTGACCGTGCCCGCACTCGTCCTCGCGGAGGACGGTCCGCCACAGGACATTGCCCGAGAGCTCGAGGCGGAACAACGCGGGTCGGGCGACTGGCTTTATCCCCTTTTCGACGATTGGGACCGGGCGCGGACACGGTTTCAGGAGAAGAGCCAACTGAACTGGAGCGCGTCGTATCACAGCGTGCTCCTGGGTGCGGCACTCGGCAATGGCTTCCCCACCGGAGCATCCGGTGACTTCACTTTGCAGGGCGTCTGGACGCCGACCGGCTACTGGGTCGACAACCCGACCGAGATCCGGTTCCGCATGCGCGACCGCCATGCCTACGGGGGGCGCGCGGCGTCGGAATTAGGCCCGGATCTCGGAGCCGCGTGGGGACTGGTCGACGGCTTCAGCAACAGCGGGTTCGAGGTGCCCGACTTCTTCCTCCGCCACCACTTTGATGAGGCCGGCCTCGAGCTGCGCTACGGCCAGCTCTCGATCGACTCGCAGTTCGGCAGCCATCAACTCGCGAGTTCGAAGTCGTTCTTCCTCAACCAGGGATTCGCCTCCAACCCGGCAGTGGCTTTCCCCCGCTTCGGTGCGGGATTCACCGCGCTCAAGACCTTCGACAACGGCTTCAGCGTCGGCCTCGGATCAACCACGGTCCAAGGCACGCAAACCGGCGACCAGGTGAACCTTCAACTCGGGTCGGACGACCTCTTCCACGCGCTGCAGTTCGCCTACGACTTCAAGGATTCGAATGAACTTCCCCGGCGGCTCCAGATGCTCGTGTGGCACAGCGACGCGGTGAACGATGCGAACCGCCCGGAAGGCCAGGGCGTTTCCTTCACCTACGAGCAGCAACTCGACAGCGCGGGCACCCGCTACTTCATCCGCGGTGCGTGGTCCGACGGCGGAGCAGCGGCTTTGGACTACCTGGTAGCCGGAGGAGTCGTGTTTCCCGTCAATGGCGACGACCTGTTCGGCGTGGCCGCAAGCGTGGGCCGAGGTTCATCCGGCGGGCAGCCCATACAGGGAATCCTCGAAACCTTCTACCGCTGGCAGCCACGACGCAATTTCACCGTCTCACCCGACCTCCAACTGCTCGTCGGCGAAGGCCTGAACGGCGGTCCCGGAGTCCGCCTAATCGGTGGACTCCGGCTCAAGCTGAGTTTCTGA
- a CDS encoding carbohydrate porin, which produces MKTETVLCITALTGACFAQSDAETSIWERERLAGDLFGVRNTLGSHGMDLRLEATNFYHGDLDGSGPEQLEFGGKLDLFFAMDGQKAGLWPGLFLNVHGEYRYGDASAQAGALTPVNAALISPRDSDDVFAFTNVVLTQAFSESVLLSVGKFNTIDLADRIFLGGRGVEGFMNTSFVAPPIAGRTIPISTLGAILSVLDEGKPLFNIGVLDSRSPLTGSGFDGLDDDEMTFLADYTFYTKIGGLDGTHTISGSYSTIDAFSLDANDYLRPPTGPGIIPTRQGDSWQLTYTFEQFLCQDSSDPKKGWGIFGILAVSDGNPNPFETSAVLGLAANGVNGSRPNDNFGVGFFWNGVSSDLKKTVRPIARVQDEYGVEIFYDAEIFPWFRVGADIQWVRPVLANNDDAIFGGLRTRVIF; this is translated from the coding sequence ATGAAAACTGAAACCGTCCTTTGCATCACCGCCCTCACCGGCGCCTGCTTCGCCCAGTCCGACGCCGAGACGTCGATCTGGGAACGCGAACGTCTCGCCGGCGATCTGTTCGGCGTCCGCAATACCCTCGGCTCGCACGGCATGGACCTGCGGCTGGAGGCCACCAACTTCTACCATGGCGACCTCGACGGCTCCGGTCCCGAGCAACTCGAGTTCGGCGGCAAACTGGACCTGTTCTTCGCCATGGACGGCCAGAAGGCGGGCTTGTGGCCGGGACTCTTCCTCAACGTCCACGGCGAGTACCGCTACGGCGACGCCTCGGCGCAGGCCGGCGCACTTACCCCGGTGAACGCGGCACTGATTTCTCCTCGCGACTCCGACGACGTCTTCGCCTTCACCAACGTCGTCCTCACCCAGGCTTTCAGCGAATCGGTGCTGCTCTCGGTCGGCAAGTTCAACACGATTGACCTTGCCGACCGAATCTTTCTCGGCGGCCGCGGTGTGGAAGGCTTCATGAACACCTCGTTCGTGGCTCCGCCCATCGCCGGCCGGACCATCCCCATCTCCACGCTCGGCGCGATCCTCAGCGTGCTCGACGAAGGCAAGCCGCTGTTCAACATCGGCGTGCTCGACTCGCGCTCGCCGCTCACGGGTTCCGGCTTCGATGGTCTCGATGACGACGAGATGACTTTCCTCGCCGACTACACCTTCTACACCAAGATCGGCGGTCTTGACGGAACCCACACGATTTCCGGCAGCTACTCGACCATCGATGCCTTCTCACTCGATGCCAACGACTACCTGCGCCCGCCGACCGGTCCGGGCATCATCCCGACCCGCCAGGGCGATTCGTGGCAGCTGACCTACACCTTCGAGCAATTCCTCTGCCAGGACTCGTCCGATCCGAAGAAGGGCTGGGGCATCTTCGGGATCCTCGCCGTCTCCGACGGCAACCCGAACCCCTTCGAGACCAGCGCCGTGCTCGGTCTCGCTGCGAACGGCGTCAACGGCTCGCGCCCGAACGACAACTTCGGAGTCGGGTTTTTCTGGAACGGCGTCAGCAGCGACCTGAAGAAGACCGTGCGGCCGATCGCCCGGGTGCAGGACGAATACGGTGTCGAGATCTTCTACGATGCCGAGATCTTCCCGTGGTTCCGTGTCGGAGCCGACATCCAATGGGTGCGCCCCGTCCTCGCGAACAACGACGACGCGATCTTCGGAGGCTTGCGCACGCGGGTGATTTTCTGA
- a CDS encoding HupE/UreJ family protein: MMRAPNSIVALVLGWWLAFGASLSAHELRPSYLQITELEGETYDVLWKVPARGDSMRLSLDPYFDERVKPVGDPVDAFVDNAHIRRWKIECPGGIAGTEVTIGGLERTFTDALVRVAYADGTEFVTRLQPDDITATITAAPGTGAVAWTYFVLGVEHILLGIDHLLFVLALLLIIDSRRKLVGTITAFTLAHSITLALASLGYVSLPGPPVEAVIALSIVLVAMEILRKRRGDHPATARWPWVVAFGFGLLHGFGFAGALGEIGLPQKAVPLALLTFNVGVEAGQLIFVAAVLLLAAVLKRLPVQLPEWLKAVPPYAIGSLAMFWVIERSWDYTFGMLIS; this comes from the coding sequence ATGATGCGCGCACCCAACTCCATCGTCGCCCTTGTCCTCGGCTGGTGGCTCGCCTTCGGAGCCTCGCTCAGCGCCCACGAACTACGCCCGTCGTACTTGCAGATCACCGAACTCGAAGGCGAGACCTATGACGTGCTCTGGAAAGTGCCGGCGCGTGGTGACAGCATGCGACTCTCGCTGGATCCGTATTTCGATGAACGCGTGAAACCCGTCGGCGACCCGGTCGACGCCTTCGTCGACAACGCCCACATTCGCCGCTGGAAGATCGAGTGCCCCGGAGGCATCGCCGGCACTGAGGTCACGATCGGAGGGCTCGAACGAACCTTCACCGACGCTCTTGTTCGTGTCGCCTACGCCGACGGCACCGAGTTCGTGACCCGCCTGCAACCGGACGACATCACCGCCACCATCACCGCGGCCCCGGGCACGGGAGCCGTGGCGTGGACCTACTTCGTGCTGGGCGTCGAGCACATCCTGCTCGGCATCGATCACCTGCTCTTCGTCCTCGCATTGCTTTTGATCATCGACAGCCGCCGCAAGCTGGTCGGTACCATCACCGCCTTCACGCTCGCACACAGCATCACCCTCGCCCTCGCCTCCCTCGGCTACGTCTCGCTCCCCGGCCCGCCGGTCGAGGCGGTGATCGCGCTGAGCATCGTGCTGGTCGCGATGGAGATCCTGCGCAAGCGCCGCGGCGACCATCCCGCCACCGCCCGCTGGCCGTGGGTCGTCGCCTTCGGCTTCGGCCTGCTCCACGGCTTCGGCTTCGCCGGGGCGCTCGGCGAAATCGGTCTGCCGCAGAAGGCGGTTCCGCTCGCGCTGCTGACCTTCAATGTCGGCGTCGAGGCAGGACAACTGATCTTCGTCGCCGCCGTGCTGCTTCTCGCAGCGGTCCTGAAGCGCCTGCCGGTCCAGCTTCCCGAATGGCTGAAAGCGGTGCCTCCCTACGCCATCGGCTCGCTCGCCATGTTCTGGGTGATCGAGCGGAGCTGGGACTACACCTTCGGCATGCTCATTTCCTGA
- a CDS encoding peptidylprolyl isomerase encodes MKILKEPLLHFVLIGALLFALYQANEPEAGEPGENEIVVSPGRIAQLSTIFHKTWQRPPTRGELEGLIDDFILEEIYYREATAAGLDHNDTLIRRRLRQKMEFLSDEIGVSAATDDELREFVSADPERFGRPTEFTFRQVFFNPSKLGEDPDGAINSTKAEFDDGNEPEGHPTLLPSDMTGATPDRIAATFGEDFARAIEPLEVGEWSEPIRSGFGIHFVRVDERTEPVLPPLDEIRNEAVREWEHDRRMAFRERFQAELLDKYEVTVEWPATDNPEG; translated from the coding sequence CAACGAGCCCGAGGCCGGTGAACCGGGTGAGAACGAGATCGTTGTCTCACCGGGGCGCATCGCGCAGCTCTCGACCATTTTCCACAAGACCTGGCAGCGCCCGCCGACGCGAGGAGAACTGGAGGGCCTCATCGACGACTTCATCCTCGAGGAAATCTACTACCGCGAGGCCACCGCCGCAGGTCTCGATCACAACGACACCCTGATTCGTCGCCGGCTGCGGCAGAAGATGGAGTTCCTCAGCGATGAGATCGGAGTCAGCGCCGCGACCGACGACGAACTGCGCGAGTTCGTGAGCGCCGATCCGGAGCGTTTCGGCCGGCCCACGGAATTCACCTTCCGGCAAGTCTTCTTCAACCCGTCCAAACTCGGCGAGGATCCGGACGGCGCGATCAACTCGACGAAGGCGGAGTTCGACGATGGCAACGAGCCCGAGGGACACCCCACCCTCCTGCCCTCCGACATGACCGGGGCCACCCCCGACCGGATCGCGGCCACCTTCGGCGAGGATTTCGCCAGGGCGATCGAGCCGCTCGAGGTCGGCGAGTGGAGCGAGCCGATCCGATCCGGGTTCGGCATCCATTTTGTCCGGGTCGACGAGCGAACCGAGCCCGTCCTTCCCCCTCTCGACGAGATCCGCAACGAAGCCGTCCGCGAATGGGAACACGACCGCCGCATGGCGTTCCGCGAGCGTTTCCAAGCGGAGCTTTTGGACAAGTATGAGGTCACCGTCGAGTGGCCCGCCACCGACAACCCGGAAGGATGA